From the Salvelinus fontinalis isolate EN_2023a chromosome 35, ASM2944872v1, whole genome shotgun sequence genome, one window contains:
- the vrk3 gene encoding inactive serine/threonine-protein kinase VRK3, which yields MCACIYACSCVCVCVCVVKGKAKKAKRACAVEPLLEGDELCDTTGRKWRLVKLLSQSDAEMFYGVQQNGQGANSSDYKHILKLGAKDGKMFNEQNFLQRAAKPSSVDKWIKHAKMDFLGIPSCVGFGLHADSYRFLIFSSMGQTLQSFMDEGEGLLSEEVVLQLACRVLDVLEFIHENEYVHADIHAENIYISPAQQTKVYLAGYCHAFRYCPGGRHVEYRDGSRTPHEGAIDFISLESHKGAGPSRRSDLQALPWTSLTHTPARVATEKERYMEDVPGLLSHCFGQKKVSSALQVYLSQVMALQYSDQPDYRTLRTGLSAALQKLGGSLEQPLDLQMKAI from the exons atgtgtgcgtgtatatatgcatgttcctgtgtgtgtgtgtgtgtgtgtgtagtcaagGGGAAGGCAAAGAAGGCCAAGCGAGCGTGTGCTGTGGAGCCACTGCTGGAAGGGGATGAGCTTTGTGACACAACTGGCAGGAAATGGAGGCTGGTGAAACTGTTGAGTCAGAGCGATGCAGAGATGTTCTATGGAG TCCAGCAGAATGGGCAAGGTGCCAATTCCAGTGACTACAAGCACATCCTCAAACTA GGGGCTAAGGACGGGAAGATGTTTAATGAGCAAAATTTCCTGCAGAGAGCTGCCAAGCCCTCATCTG TGGACAAGTGGATAAAGCATGCCAAGATGGACTTCCTTGGGATTCCTTCCTGTGTCGGATTTGGTCTCCATGCAGACTCCTACAG GTTTTTGATTTTCTCCAGCATGGGCCAAACTCTTCAGTCTTTCATGGATGAGGGGGAGGGGCTCCTGTCTGAGGAAGTGGTCCTTCAGCTGGCCTGCAGAGTA ttGGATGTGTTGGAGTTCATCCATGAAAATGAGTATGTTCACGCAGACATTCATGCTGAAAACATCTACATCAGCCCAGCACAACAAACAAAG GTATACCTTGCAGGGTACTGCCATGCTTTCCGGTACTGTCCTGGTGGCCGGCATGTGGAGTACCGCGATGGCAGCCGAACACCACATGAAGGAGCCATAGATTTTATAAGCCTGGAGTCTCACAAGGGAGCAG GTCCGTCTCGGCGTAGTGACCTGCAGGCTCTGCCCTGgacctccctcacacacactccaGCCCGCGTTGCCACtgagaaggagag GTACATGGAGGACGTTCCAGGTCTCCTGAGTCACTGCTTCGGACAGAAGAAAGTCTCGA GTGCGCTGCAGGTGTACCTGTCTCAGGTGATGGCTCTGCAGTACTCTGACCAGCCAGACTACAGGACTCTGAGGACAGGCCTTAGTGCAGCTCTGCAGAAGCTGGGAGGGTCACTGGAGCAACCCCTTGACCTACag ATGAAAGCGATCTGA